ACTCCGGCGCGTCGAAGGTCTCCTTGACCGCCCGGGTCGAGACCCAGCGCTGCAGGTTGAGCATTGAACCGGCCTTGTCGTTGGTGCCGGAGGCGCGGGCTCCACCGAACGGCTGCTGGCCGACGACGGCACCGGTCGGCTTGTCGTTGATGTAGAAATTGCCGGAAGCGTTTTCCAGTTTGGCCATGGCGAAACTGACCGCCTGGCGATCATTGCCGAAGACGGCGCCGGTCAGGGCATAGATCGAGGTCTGGTCGCACAGCTCAAGGGCCTTTTCAAAATCCTCGTCGCGATAGACGTAGACCGTCAGGACAGGGCCGAAGATCTCTTCTTCCATGGTCTTGAAATGCGGATTGTCGGTCAGAATGACCGTCGGCTCAATGAAGTAGCCGACGCTGTCGTCATAGCCGCCGCCGATAATGATTTCGGCGTCATCGGCATCCTTGGCGTAATCGACATACTCGGTGATGCTCTTGAATGCCGAGGCGTCGACCACGGCGTTGAAGAAGTTGCTGAAATCGCTGACCGGCCCGGTTTTGATGCGAGCCGATTCTCTCTCGAGCAGGGCCCGCACTGCCGGCCAGATCGAGGCCGGGATATAGGCCCGCGAAGCGGCGGAACATTTCTGTCCCTGGAACTCGAAGGCGCCGCGGATCATGCCGGTGACCAGCTTTTTCACGTCGGCCGAATTGTGGGCGAAGATGAAATCCTTGCCGCCGGTTTCACCGACGATGCGCGGATAGGATTTGTAGTTGGCTATGTTTTCGCCGATGACCTTCCACATATCCTGGAAAACCGCGGTCGAACCGGTAAAGTGGACGCCGCCGAGATCACGGTGCGGCAGGGTCAGCCCGCCGATCATCGCACCGGAGCCGGGGATAAAATTGATGACGCCATCCGGCAGCCCGGCTTCCTTGAGGACCTGCATCAGGATATAGGGCGTATAGACACAACTGGAGGCCGGCTTGAGCAGCACGGTGTTGCCCATCATCGCCGGCGAGGTCGGCAGGTTGCCGGCGATAGCGGTAAAGTTGAACGGGGTGACCGCGAGAACAAAGCCCTCGAGCGGCCGCTGCTGGACATAGTTCCAGACATTTTTCGGCGAGTACATCGGCTGCTCGCTGTAGATCTTTTGCATGTAGTAGACATTGAACCGGAGGAAATCAATGAGCTCGCAGGCGGCATCGATTTCTGCCTGGTAGGCGCTCTTGCTGGTCGAAAGCATGCTGGCGGCATTGATCTGGTAGCGATACTTGCCGGAGAGCAATTCAGCAGCCTTGAGAAAGATGGCTGCACGCTCCTCCCAGCGCATGGCACCCCACTCATTCTTGGCCGCCATCGCCGCATCAATCGCCATCCTGACCTCATCCTCACCGGCCATATGGTACTCGGCCAGAACATGCTGATGATTATGCGGCATCACAACCTGACCGGTTTTGCCGGTCCGGACTTCCTTGCCACCAATAATCAGGGGGATCTCGATCTTCTTGCTCGAGAGCTCCTCGATCGCTGCCTTGAGCTTGGCGCGCTCCGGGGTGCCGGGGGCGTAGCTGTAGACCGGCTCATTTTCGGGAACGGGAATGTTGATTACGGCATTGTTCAGCAAGTTCATGACAATCCTCTCTTTTTATCTCGGTTCAAGTTAATTGGCCAGGGTTACAGTCGGGAACCGGGGGAACACGACCGTAAGATCTTGATGGTGCAGAGGCTGTGCCAAGCAATATTCAGGAACTTAATCGATTCATTAAATAGTATTATATTTCAATATCTTATCGTGCATTCCCAACACTTCAACCGCTTAACGAAAAAAAATCTTAGTGATTTCGTTGATAAAAAAACGGGGCTTTATGCATTTTTGCATAAAGCCCCGTTTCCAATCGTTCAAGATTCGCCGTTGACTCTATTTCAAACCATGACGCCTGAGCTTGCGGGCAATGGTCGACTGGTTAACTCCGAGCGCTCCGGCTATTTCCATCTGGTTGCTGAAACGGGCCAGGGCCTGCTCCAGTAGCTGCCGCTCGACATTATCAACGACCTGCTGCAGGGTCATTCCCTCTTGCCATGATAGCCCCTCCCCGGCCACTTGAACGCTATGCCCGGAAATCTGGACCGGTAGATCGGGCCGATCGATTACTTCGGTTTCCGACATCACCACCAGCCGCTCGCAGATATTCATCAACTCACGAACATTGCCGGGATAATGATAATCGGTGAGGGCATCAAGTGCCTCGCGGGTCAGCCGCTTCTGAACATTGATATTCTTGCTGAAATGATCAATATAGTGGCGCAGCAAAGGGACAATACATTCCCGCCGTTCCCTGATCGACGGGACCTGGATCGGAATAACATTGAGGCGATAGTAAAGATCGTGCCGAAAACGCCCCTGCTCGACCATCGCTTCGAGGTCACGGTGGGTTGCGGCAACGATCCGGACATCAACCTTGCGGTTCGCGGTCCCGCCGAGCCGGGTGATCCGGCCATCCTCGAGAAAACGGAGCAGCTTGACCTGCGATGCAAGCGGCAGCTCGGCAATTTCGTCGAGGAAAAGGATCCCCTCATCGGCCATCTCGAAATGGCCCGGCTTCCCCTTGTCGTGGGCCCCGGTAAACGCACCCTTCTCATAGCCGAACAGTTCGGCCTCGATCAGGGACTCCGGGATCGCCCCGCAGTTGATTTTGATCAGCGGCCGTTCGCGCCGATCCGAGTGCTGGTGGATCAGGTCGGCCAGCAGACCCTTCCCGACTCCCGATTCTCCGAGCAAAAGCACCGACGAATCGACATTGCTGACCTTGATCGCCTGCTCCAGGGCTCGCACCATGGCCGGGCTGCGGGCGATGACGCGGCGTGATTGATGTTCGACCAGCTGCCTCTCGAGAATCTGATGGCGATACCCATCCGTCATCGCCTGCTTCTCTTCGATCTGACGCTGCAGACGATCGATCTCGGTGATATCCCGCTCGCTGACGACGACCCGCACGACCTCACCCGCATCATTGAATACCGGGGTGGCTATCGACATCAGTTGCCGCCCATCCTTATCCTGCATCAGGGTCTCCGGTTTACCGCTGCGACTCGCCTCGAGAGCCGCCGACCGGTCGATAAAACCCTGCTCGATAAGCTCCTGCATATTGCGGCCAACGACCTCCTCGGCACTGATCTTGTGAATCTTTTCCGACGCCGGGTTCATGCGGATGACATTCGCCTTGCCGTCACAAACAAACAGCCCGTCTGAAGAAGAGTCGATAATCGCGTCAAGTTCCCGGGTCAGGGTTTTGAGTGAAGGGAGCAGGCGGGCCATGTTTTCCAGTTGCGACCCTTCGACAATCAGGCAGAACACGCCTTCAAGCTGGCCGTTATGCCGCAGCGGGTTGACCTGCACCAGCAGATCGTGACCGTTCAGATGCAAGGGCGCTTCACTGGCCGACAGTTTCATTTCCGCCACCGGTGCAGCCAGCGCCCACAGGGCCGGCAATTTATCCGGCGTCGAGTCGGCCGACTCGAGTTCAAGCCACTCCTTGACCAGGGCATTGGCCAACACCACCTGGCCACCCGGGTCGAGCAGCAACAGCCCGCGGCCGGCCGCATCGAGAACCGCCTGAAGAAAAGCGAGAGTCTCCCGTTCAAGGTTAACACTGACAACCATCCACCAACTCCGATCACACGAAAAGTATTAACTTTTATATTTTATGCATAACTGCATTGATTATGCAACAGGGAATAAAAAGTGGGCCCATCGGCGTTGCCGGTGCGCCCCAAACGCAGGTAATTGCTACATGCAGGATCTTGGCATACAGCTTGTAATAGAGTGTAAAAAAAGACCAAACAGGAGGAAAAGATGGGACCGGACAAGATTCAGGCTCTGGTACAGGAAGATCGGAAACTGCATG
Above is a window of Desulfuromonas sp. DNA encoding:
- the pruA gene encoding 1-pyrroline-5-carboxylate dehydrogenase, translated to MNLLNNAVINIPVPENEPVYSYAPGTPERAKLKAAIEELSSKKIEIPLIIGGKEVRTGKTGQVVMPHNHQHVLAEYHMAGEDEVRMAIDAAMAAKNEWGAMRWEERAAIFLKAAELLSGKYRYQINAASMLSTSKSAYQAEIDAACELIDFLRFNVYYMQKIYSEQPMYSPKNVWNYVQQRPLEGFVLAVTPFNFTAIAGNLPTSPAMMGNTVLLKPASSCVYTPYILMQVLKEAGLPDGVINFIPGSGAMIGGLTLPHRDLGGVHFTGSTAVFQDMWKVIGENIANYKSYPRIVGETGGKDFIFAHNSADVKKLVTGMIRGAFEFQGQKCSAASRAYIPASIWPAVRALLERESARIKTGPVSDFSNFFNAVVDASAFKSITEYVDYAKDADDAEIIIGGGYDDSVGYFIEPTVILTDNPHFKTMEEEIFGPVLTVYVYRDEDFEKALELCDQTSIYALTGAVFGNDRQAVSFAMAKLENASGNFYINDKPTGAVVGQQPFGGARASGTNDKAGSMLNLQRWVSTRAVKETFDAPESFDYPFMDEE
- a CDS encoding Fis family transcriptional regulator; the encoded protein is MARLLPSLKTLTRELDAIIDSSSDGLFVCDGKANVIRMNPASEKIHKISAEEVVGRNMQELIEQGFIDRSAALEASRSGKPETLMQDKDGRQLMSIATPVFNDAGEVVRVVVSERDITEIDRLQRQIEEKQAMTDGYRHQILERQLVEHQSRRVIARSPAMVRALEQAIKVSNVDSSVLLLGESGVGKGLLADLIHQHSDRRERPLIKINCGAIPESLIEAELFGYEKGAFTGAHDKGKPGHFEMADEGILFLDEIAELPLASQVKLLRFLEDGRITRLGGTANRKVDVRIVAATHRDLEAMVEQGRFRHDLYYRLNVIPIQVPSIRERRECIVPLLRHYIDHFSKNINVQKRLTREALDALTDYHYPGNVRELMNICERLVVMSETEVIDRPDLPVQISGHSVQVAGEGLSWQEGMTLQQVVDNVERQLLEQALARFSNQMEIAGALGVNQSTIARKLRRHGLK